One Natronolimnobius sp. AArcel1 DNA window includes the following coding sequences:
- a CDS encoding LLM class flavin-dependent oxidoreductase, producing MVRFGWFASLEEFTPDECLQQVELAEQYGFDTAWVNDHFHPWFDHKQDGSSANGGNCWAWLPAALDRTDDLVIGTGVTGIIHRYHPGNVAHRLATLEEMYPDRVFLGVGSGEALNESPLGLPMPGFGESAKRTAEAIRMIRALFENEFVSYDGNFWSLEEANLYTGPDEAPPIYIASNGSTLARMAGDLGDGYVTVFEHPERVQDELFPAVETGVEKSDRNESINDLDRSIHLHVSYDPDSEEAALEPCLPWRGTMLDIFFQADIADPRVVQDHGDKVDPNVLREEMTITTDPQDIVDVTQKYVDAGFNHIVYQSHSPDQEAFCQVLEEEVFPRFDEGDADL from the coding sequence ATGGTTCGATTCGGCTGGTTTGCCTCTCTCGAGGAGTTCACGCCAGATGAGTGTTTGCAACAGGTCGAGCTCGCCGAACAGTACGGGTTCGACACGGCATGGGTTAATGATCACTTCCACCCCTGGTTCGATCACAAACAGGATGGCTCGTCGGCCAACGGCGGGAACTGTTGGGCGTGGCTGCCGGCCGCGCTCGACCGCACTGACGACCTCGTCATCGGGACGGGCGTCACGGGCATTATCCACCGCTATCATCCCGGTAACGTCGCCCACCGACTGGCCACGCTCGAGGAGATGTACCCTGATCGGGTCTTCCTTGGCGTCGGCTCCGGCGAGGCACTGAACGAGAGCCCACTGGGGCTGCCAATGCCTGGCTTTGGCGAGTCCGCAAAGCGAACCGCCGAAGCGATTCGGATGATCCGCGCACTGTTCGAAAACGAGTTCGTCAGCTACGACGGCAACTTCTGGTCGCTCGAGGAGGCAAACCTCTATACGGGGCCAGATGAGGCACCGCCGATCTACATCGCCAGTAACGGCTCGACGCTTGCGCGAATGGCCGGCGATCTCGGCGACGGCTACGTGACCGTCTTTGAACACCCAGAGCGCGTCCAAGACGAGTTGTTCCCGGCCGTCGAAACGGGCGTCGAGAAATCCGATCGCAACGAGTCGATTAACGACCTCGATCGCTCGATCCACTTGCACGTTTCCTACGACCCCGACAGCGAGGAGGCCGCACTCGAGCCATGTCTCCCGTGGCGAGGCACGATGCTCGATATCTTCTTCCAGGCGGATATCGCCGACCCGCGCGTCGTTCAGGACCACGGCGACAAGGTCGACCCGAACGTCCTCCGCGAGGAGATGACGATTACGACCGACCCACAGGACATCGTCGACGTCACCCAGAAGTACGTCGATGCTGGCTTCAACCACATCGTCTATCAGAGCCACAGCCCCGATCAGGAAGCGTTCTGTCAGGTGCTCGAGGAAGAGGTCTTCCCGCGCTTCGACGAGGGCGACGCCGACCTGTAG
- a CDS encoding translation initiation factor IF-2 subunit beta yields the protein MDYESSLDRAMEDVPDIGGDEQRLQIPDAKAQKDGAFTRFRNLGEIADVLSREDEHLHRFVQREMGTSGKLEDGRARYNGTFSDRDFELAVDAYVDEYVLCSECGLPDTRLVREDRTPMLRCDACGAFRPVTKRSAASQQQQQADAVEEGKTYTVEITGTGRKGDGVAEKGEYTIFVPGASEGDVVEIYIKNISGNLAFARQA from the coding sequence ATGGATTACGAATCGAGTCTCGACCGTGCGATGGAGGACGTTCCCGACATTGGGGGCGACGAACAGCGATTGCAGATCCCGGACGCCAAAGCCCAGAAAGACGGGGCGTTTACCCGATTCCGGAATCTCGGCGAGATTGCCGATGTGCTCTCGCGTGAGGACGAACACCTCCACCGGTTCGTCCAGCGTGAGATGGGGACCAGCGGCAAACTCGAGGACGGACGCGCCCGCTACAACGGGACCTTCTCGGATCGGGACTTCGAGCTGGCCGTCGATGCCTACGTTGATGAGTACGTGCTCTGTTCGGAGTGTGGACTGCCGGATACGCGCCTCGTGCGCGAAGACCGCACACCGATGCTTCGCTGTGACGCCTGTGGTGCGTTCCGCCCGGTTACGAAACGCTCGGCGGCAAGCCAGCAGCAACAGCAGGCCGACGCCGTCGAAGAGGGCAAGACGTACACCGTCGAAATCACCGGCACGGGCCGCAAAGGCGACGGTGTCGCCGAGAAAGGCGAGTACACCATCTTCGTCCCCGGCGCATCCGAAGGCGATGTCGTCGAGATTTACATCAAGAACATCTCGGGCAATCTGGCGTTCGCGCGACAGGCCTGA
- a CDS encoding Xaa-Pro peptidase family protein: MSTPTRVPPEEFDSRLECIREHLAETDADAGIWFGATSIEYLTGFDHIQTERPVILAVTDEEVALTVPRLEVDRVQENPWIDIVAHYDDYPGGEPVRTAIEMFEGLERPIESVAADAEGAPGTMGYQGPALTEFLEVETHRWVSRMRWEKSETEVELIRESAKWANLGHRYLADYTEVGAHPATVSQRASMDASRAMLDALGDQYAPRTRGGGPVHAGYITGEQTRLPHGHTANRRLEAGDAMITGATATVDGYYSELERTMFLGEPTDEQEHYFELMCEAQDIAIDKLGPGVPIAAVDRAVREYVEEQGIADLAQHHVGHNIGLGGHEPPYIDRGWGDHCESEHTTYNSDDAVMQPGHVWTIEPGIYTETDGYRHSDTIAITEDGIEWLTYYPRDLESNIISLE; this comes from the coding sequence ATGTCGACACCCACACGAGTTCCACCCGAGGAGTTCGACAGCCGCCTCGAGTGCATCCGCGAACACCTCGCTGAGACCGACGCTGACGCGGGCATCTGGTTCGGCGCGACGAGCATTGAGTACCTCACTGGATTCGACCATATCCAGACCGAACGGCCAGTTATTCTCGCAGTAACTGACGAAGAGGTCGCCCTCACGGTACCCCGACTCGAGGTCGACCGCGTCCAAGAGAATCCCTGGATCGACATCGTCGCCCACTACGACGACTACCCCGGTGGCGAGCCGGTTCGGACCGCAATCGAAATGTTCGAGGGGCTCGAGCGACCGATAGAGAGCGTTGCGGCCGACGCCGAGGGCGCGCCGGGGACGATGGGGTATCAGGGGCCGGCGCTGACGGAGTTTCTCGAGGTCGAGACGCACCGTTGGGTCTCGCGCATGCGCTGGGAGAAATCCGAGACAGAAGTTGAGCTGATACGTGAGTCCGCAAAATGGGCAAACCTTGGCCACCGGTATCTTGCGGACTACACCGAGGTCGGCGCACACCCGGCGACAGTGAGCCAGCGCGCCTCGATGGACGCGTCGCGAGCGATGCTCGACGCACTTGGCGATCAGTACGCTCCACGCACTCGCGGTGGTGGTCCCGTTCATGCGGGCTACATCACCGGCGAGCAGACGCGCCTCCCCCATGGCCACACAGCGAACCGTCGCCTCGAGGCCGGTGACGCGATGATCACCGGCGCGACTGCCACCGTCGATGGGTACTACTCCGAACTCGAGCGAACGATGTTTCTTGGTGAGCCAACAGATGAGCAAGAACACTACTTCGAGCTCATGTGTGAGGCCCAAGACATTGCAATTGACAAACTCGGTCCTGGCGTGCCGATCGCAGCCGTCGACCGCGCGGTGCGAGAGTACGTCGAGGAACAGGGAATCGCGGACCTCGCCCAGCACCACGTCGGGCACAATATCGGACTTGGTGGCCACGAACCGCCCTACATCGACCGTGGTTGGGGCGACCATTGCGAGAGCGAGCACACGACCTACAACTCCGACGACGCAGTGATGCAACCCGGCCACGTCTGGACAATCGAACCTGGCATCTACACGGAGACGGACGGCTACCGTCACTCCGATACGATTGCGATCACGGAAGACGGCATCGAGTGGCTTACCTACTATCCACGCGACCTCGAGTCGAACATCATTTCACTCGAGTGA
- a CDS encoding HAD family hydrolase: protein MAVSFDLFGTLVRVETPDDPATAVATELSARDVDVPADWADAYTEAHVDAPEHAEVPLPAHVGHALASRGVDFEHNAVRRAVVAAFDPDVETRDGALEAVTAARERGPIAICSNCSVPELVARTLIRADVDRDAFDAVVTSVGCGWRKPAPEIFELTAEELGVPADELTHVGDDPQTDGGIEDVGGTALLLEDRTLTTVAERFHNRSPADNEQS, encoded by the coding sequence GTGGCAGTCTCGTTCGATCTCTTTGGAACGCTGGTTCGTGTTGAGACGCCGGATGACCCGGCAACAGCCGTTGCGACGGAACTGTCCGCACGCGATGTGGACGTGCCTGCCGACTGGGCCGACGCTTACACCGAGGCTCACGTCGACGCGCCCGAACACGCCGAGGTGCCACTCCCCGCACACGTCGGCCACGCACTCGCGAGTCGCGGCGTCGACTTCGAACACAACGCTGTCAGACGCGCCGTCGTCGCCGCGTTCGATCCCGACGTCGAGACCAGAGACGGCGCACTCGAGGCGGTCACTGCCGCCCGCGAGCGAGGACCAATCGCTATCTGTTCGAACTGCAGCGTCCCCGAACTCGTCGCTCGCACGCTCATTCGCGCTGACGTAGACCGCGACGCGTTCGATGCCGTCGTTACGAGCGTCGGCTGTGGCTGGCGCAAGCCCGCGCCCGAAATCTTCGAACTGACGGCCGAGGAACTCGGTGTCCCTGCCGACGAACTGACCCACGTCGGAGACGACCCCCAAACTGATGGCGGGATCGAAGACGTTGGTGGGACAGCGCTGTTACTCGAGGACCGAACACTGACGACCGTTGCTGAACGGTTCCACAACCGTAGCCCAGCAGACAACGAACAGTCGTGA
- the cbiB gene encoding adenosylcobinamide-phosphate synthase CbiB, with protein MILTTLGVIALACSLDLLVGEPRTGLHPVAWFGRLVDHLERDWSATARGQRLAGVAIAVLAPLVPAGVAAGVVLAGTALHPFIGAVAAGLVLFLTTSLRALLELTETVIAATEGDLETAREDVRGLVGRDASSLSPAEIRSAAVESASENLADGFVATLLPFALFAPLSLPLAAAAAAWVKGVNTLDSMLGYPSKPIGTASAKLDDYVMWIPARVTAVTLAIGGADPFALGRARAWAREPPSPNSGWPMATLACVLSVRLHKPGVYDLNPDANLPTLADGERAITVVGVAAVVAVVVALGVALGTATLGSTLTESAAVTVVSGR; from the coding sequence GTGATACTGACCACGCTCGGGGTGATCGCGCTCGCCTGTAGCCTCGACCTGCTGGTCGGCGAGCCACGGACCGGCCTCCATCCCGTCGCGTGGTTCGGCCGACTGGTCGATCACCTCGAGCGTGACTGGAGCGCGACGGCACGAGGCCAGCGACTGGCAGGCGTCGCAATCGCAGTCCTCGCACCGCTCGTCCCCGCTGGCGTCGCCGCAGGCGTTGTCCTCGCGGGAACCGCACTCCACCCGTTCATCGGTGCCGTCGCCGCTGGCCTCGTGCTCTTTCTGACGACCAGTTTGCGTGCCTTGCTCGAGTTGACCGAAACGGTCATCGCAGCAACCGAGGGCGACCTCGAGACTGCCCGCGAGGACGTTCGGGGGCTGGTCGGCCGCGACGCCTCGAGTCTGTCCCCGGCGGAGATCCGCAGCGCCGCGGTTGAGAGCGCGAGCGAAAACCTCGCGGACGGGTTCGTCGCGACGCTGCTTCCGTTTGCGCTGTTCGCACCGCTCTCGTTGCCCCTCGCTGCCGCCGCTGCAGCGTGGGTCAAAGGCGTCAATACGCTTGATTCGATGCTTGGCTACCCCTCGAAGCCCATCGGCACCGCGAGCGCGAAACTTGACGATTACGTCATGTGGATTCCCGCACGAGTAACAGCCGTGACACTCGCGATTGGTGGGGCAGATCCGTTCGCACTTGGACGCGCTCGAGCGTGGGCGCGCGAACCACCCTCTCCGAATTCGGGGTGGCCGATGGCGACGCTCGCCTGCGTGCTCTCGGTGCGCCTGCACAAGCCGGGCGTGTACGATCTGAACCCCGACGCAAACCTGCCGACGCTCGCAGATGGCGAGCGCGCGATCACCGTCGTTGGCGTCGCGGCAGTCGTCGCAGTCGTCGTCGCTCTCGGGGTTGCGCTCGGAACCGCAACGCTCGGTTCGACACTCACGGAGTCAGCAGCGGTGACGGTGGTGAGCGGGCGATGA
- the cobS gene encoding adenosylcobinamide-GDP ribazoletransferase has product MTERTEPSENVDAEGDANGASAGSDPASSDPETGWIGAIRGGVGFLTRLPVGHREGDWAAFRSRPAVFPLVGLIVGALAAIPLLATETLPGPTVAFGYVLAVYAVAGIHNLDGVADLGDALVVHGDRERRREVLKETTTGVGAILAVAVVIIGLALAGLGLAGLPVLVAVGIAVGAEVGAKLGMTAMACFGEASHDGMGKQVIDAASPGRFILPAGVVLGAAALVWPQPVAVAVCGALAGITLPWYWANRKLDGINGDIFGAANELGRVVGAHAGVIAWMLL; this is encoded by the coding sequence ATGACCGAGAGAACAGAGCCGAGTGAGAATGTGGACGCTGAAGGGGACGCAAACGGCGCTTCGGCGGGATCGGATCCGGCCTCGAGCGACCCGGAAACCGGTTGGATCGGCGCGATCCGCGGCGGCGTTGGCTTTCTGACGCGGCTTCCGGTGGGTCATCGGGAAGGCGACTGGGCGGCGTTCCGGTCGCGACCCGCCGTGTTTCCGCTCGTCGGACTGATTGTCGGCGCTCTCGCGGCGATTCCGTTACTCGCGACCGAGACGCTTCCCGGGCCGACCGTTGCCTTCGGCTACGTGCTCGCAGTGTACGCCGTCGCGGGCATTCACAACCTCGACGGTGTGGCAGATTTGGGCGATGCGCTGGTCGTCCACGGCGACCGAGAGCGACGCCGCGAGGTGCTCAAAGAGACGACGACCGGCGTTGGCGCGATACTGGCAGTCGCCGTCGTCATCATCGGACTCGCCCTCGCAGGACTCGGACTGGCCGGACTCCCCGTCCTCGTCGCCGTCGGCATCGCCGTCGGTGCCGAGGTCGGCGCGAAACTCGGCATGACCGCAATGGCCTGTTTCGGCGAGGCGAGCCACGACGGGATGGGAAAACAGGTCATCGACGCGGCGTCTCCCGGGCGATTCATCCTCCCCGCTGGGGTCGTCCTCGGCGCGGCAGCACTCGTCTGGCCACAGCCGGTTGCAGTTGCCGTCTGTGGTGCACTCGCAGGCATCACACTCCCCTGGTACTGGGCGAACCGCAAACTCGACGGTATTAACGGCGATATCTTCGGCGCGGCCAACGAACTCGGCCGCGTCGTCGGCGCGCACGCGGGGGTGATCGCATGGATGCTCTTGTGA
- a CDS encoding NTP transferase domain-containing protein: MCGGDGTRLESAHEKPLHPIDGVPMVERVLAALESSHIETNYAAVSPNAPKTRTHLESIASDEASVHLLETPGNGYVSDLVALLERDEIDRPVLTVAADLPLLEAATIDRVLESHERGPRECSLTICVPVALKRRLGVSVETRLEEAPHLAPTGLNVVGAGELTEHMRSYNPRLAVNVNRREDSHRAAQLL, encoded by the coding sequence ATGTGTGGCGGCGACGGCACCCGCCTCGAGAGCGCCCACGAAAAGCCGTTGCACCCCATTGACGGGGTTCCGATGGTCGAGCGTGTGCTCGCAGCGCTCGAGTCAAGCCACATCGAAACGAACTACGCTGCCGTCTCGCCAAACGCGCCAAAAACACGGACCCACCTCGAGTCCATCGCGAGCGACGAGGCAAGCGTCCACCTGCTCGAGACGCCCGGCAATGGCTACGTGTCCGACCTCGTGGCACTACTCGAGCGCGACGAGATCGACCGACCGGTGCTGACCGTCGCCGCGGACCTGCCGCTGCTCGAGGCGGCAACGATTGACCGCGTGCTCGAGTCGCATGAACGCGGCCCGCGCGAGTGCTCGCTGACCATCTGCGTGCCCGTTGCGCTCAAGCGTCGACTCGGCGTGAGCGTCGAGACGCGACTCGAGGAGGCCCCCCACCTCGCGCCAACGGGGCTCAACGTCGTGGGTGCTGGCGAGCTGACCGAGCACATGCGAAGCTACAACCCGCGACTGGCGGTAAACGTGAATCGACGCGAAGACAGCCACCGTGCGGCCCAACTCCTGTAA
- the cobT gene encoding nicotinate mononucleotide-dependent phosphoribosyltransferase CobT codes for MRVLLAAGTTETALIDGISAAGATPDLMNYTPAADAEILAYGEPTGAPVTPVSPTGCPTPAAITRAVREVVGFDLTVVDAGLARPTMAPTVALGAAPGTDIRVPEAVSDAAAIFDRAYDYGASLPDDELLIGETIPGGTTTALGVLTALGVPAGVSSSLPENPLEQKRRVVETGLERSGLDPGDCETEPLAAIRAVGDPVQATVAGISAGALESGTDLTLAGGTQMVAVAALLRQSGVDAPFSVATTSFVAAEQGDELADACARLECELTVTDPGFDDRDHVSMERYCVGEAKEGVAMGGALSLVPDGRLEAVLDRIELVCDRLGVDGGDGAGTEPTDPPEGAHGP; via the coding sequence ATGCGCGTACTTCTCGCCGCTGGAACGACCGAAACGGCACTGATCGACGGCATTAGCGCCGCTGGCGCGACCCCGGACCTGATGAACTACACGCCCGCAGCAGATGCAGAAATTCTCGCCTATGGCGAGCCGACGGGGGCACCCGTGACGCCGGTGAGCCCGACCGGCTGTCCGACGCCCGCGGCGATCACCCGCGCGGTGCGGGAGGTCGTTGGCTTCGACCTGACAGTCGTCGACGCCGGACTCGCCCGGCCGACGATGGCCCCCACAGTCGCACTCGGCGCGGCTCCCGGTACTGATATTCGCGTGCCTGAGGCCGTTTCCGACGCGGCGGCGATTTTCGACCGCGCGTACGACTACGGCGCGAGTCTCCCTGACGATGAACTCCTGATCGGCGAAACCATCCCCGGCGGAACGACGACCGCACTCGGCGTTCTCACCGCGCTTGGCGTGCCTGCTGGCGTGTCCTCGTCGCTCCCCGAAAATCCGCTCGAGCAAAAACGCCGGGTCGTCGAGACTGGCCTCGAGCGAAGCGGGCTCGATCCCGGCGACTGTGAGACGGAGCCACTCGCAGCAATCCGCGCCGTTGGCGACCCAGTACAGGCAACCGTTGCGGGTATCTCGGCTGGCGCACTCGAGTCGGGAACCGACCTCACTCTCGCAGGCGGCACGCAGATGGTCGCTGTCGCGGCTCTTCTGCGCCAATCCGGCGTCGACGCACCCTTCTCGGTTGCCACCACGTCGTTCGTCGCCGCCGAGCAAGGGGACGAACTCGCGGACGCCTGCGCCCGCCTCGAGTGTGAGCTAACGGTGACTGATCCGGGCTTCGACGACCGTGATCACGTCTCGATGGAACGCTACTGTGTCGGCGAAGCAAAGGAGGGCGTCGCGATGGGTGGGGCGCTCTCGCTCGTTCCAGACGGACGGCTCGAGGCGGTACTCGACCGAATCGAACTCGTCTGTGATCGACTCGGTGTCGACGGCGGCGACGGTGCTGGGACTGAGCCGACAGACCCACCGGAGGGCGCTCATGGACCCTGA
- a CDS encoding aminotransferase class I/II-fold pyridoxal phosphate-dependent enzyme → MDPESIRTGERVPHGGEPDQSLLDFSANTNPQTPDGVEAVYADALEASRRYPDDSYADFRDAAAAFVGCDPAQIIPTPGGLAAIRLAMELTLEPGDEALVPAPSFGEYAREVHLQGATPRYIDASELLEVETDLLESCALAVVCTPNNPTGAAADPDALTAFAARCDDAETTLLVDEAFLGFTDLPSAATLEREHVIVARSLTKLFGLPGLRAGFAVAYGEQRDALETARRAWSLGTPAARVGAYCLRQEAFVRETRDRVASERARVCGALETECGFDVDHSDAPYLLCDVGERSVTDILASAREAGVVIRDATTFPGLESHIRVAIKDRDANDELLAALGAEMDGNETNDSSGGAD, encoded by the coding sequence ATGGACCCTGAGTCGATACGGACGGGCGAGCGCGTCCCACACGGCGGCGAACCCGATCAATCGCTGCTCGATTTTTCTGCGAACACGAACCCGCAAACGCCGGACGGCGTCGAGGCGGTGTACGCCGACGCACTCGAGGCCTCGCGGCGCTATCCCGACGATAGCTACGCCGACTTTCGAGACGCGGCAGCCGCGTTCGTTGGCTGTGATCCCGCGCAGATCATCCCGACGCCCGGCGGGCTGGCTGCGATCAGACTGGCGATGGAACTCACGCTCGAGCCCGGCGACGAAGCGCTGGTACCTGCGCCCAGTTTCGGCGAGTACGCTCGGGAGGTCCACTTGCAGGGCGCGACGCCACGATATATCGACGCCTCTGAACTGCTCGAGGTAGAGACCGACCTCCTCGAGTCCTGTGCGCTCGCGGTCGTCTGCACGCCGAACAACCCCACGGGAGCGGCCGCCGATCCGGACGCGCTGACTGCGTTCGCTGCTCGCTGTGACGACGCCGAAACGACGCTGCTGGTCGACGAAGCGTTTCTTGGCTTTACTGACCTGCCGTCGGCAGCCACACTCGAGCGCGAGCACGTCATCGTTGCCCGGTCGCTGACCAAACTGTTCGGTTTGCCGGGATTACGCGCCGGCTTCGCCGTCGCATACGGAGAGCAACGTGATGCCCTCGAGACGGCCCGGCGCGCCTGGTCGCTGGGAACGCCAGCCGCACGAGTTGGTGCCTACTGTTTGCGACAGGAGGCGTTCGTCCGTGAGACGCGCGACCGCGTCGCCAGCGAGCGCGCTCGAGTATGTGGAGCACTCGAGACCGAGTGCGGATTCGACGTGGACCACTCCGATGCGCCGTATCTGCTCTGTGACGTCGGTGAACGCTCGGTGACGGACATCCTCGCGTCTGCGCGCGAAGCGGGTGTCGTCATCCGGGACGCAACGACCTTCCCCGGCCTCGAGTCACACATTCGGGTTGCGATCAAAGACCGCGACGCGAACGACGAACTGCTCGCCGCGCTCGGTGCTGAGATGGATGGAAACGAGACGAACGACTCGAGCGGAGGGGCTGACTGA
- a CDS encoding adenosylcobinamide amidohydrolase codes for MDEADTDSVDEPAYAAVRRDGVLCVRRSGTEWLSTGWDGGRCQADRAYNISVPEEWARTDLEAYTSERIGRAGFNEADSKRPVLLTGVDIADARGARCGSVTAYATAGISNPAALPMNPDKSDQSGSNSSGDDAPTRPGTGTVNLIVGTTRALASGALANLIAVAAEAKAATLLAETGFPGTTTDAIVVGHDLEGESVPFSGTGTEVGGATRACVREAVRASLQAHYAERTEQVPASVDEATHGVSTTERATVFRPGDATTDGDNEQRPS; via the coding sequence ATGGACGAGGCCGACACCGACTCGGTGGATGAGCCCGCATACGCTGCGGTCCGACGAGACGGCGTGCTCTGTGTTCGTCGCTCTGGAACCGAGTGGCTCTCGACCGGCTGGGACGGTGGGCGGTGTCAAGCTGATCGAGCGTACAACATTTCCGTCCCCGAAGAGTGGGCGCGAACCGATCTTGAGGCCTACACGAGCGAGCGGATCGGACGGGCCGGATTCAACGAAGCAGATTCCAAGCGTCCGGTTCTGCTGACCGGTGTCGACATCGCCGATGCTCGAGGCGCACGCTGTGGGTCGGTCACAGCCTACGCAACTGCCGGGATTTCGAACCCGGCGGCGCTGCCGATGAACCCCGACAAATCGGATCAATCTGGCTCGAACTCGAGCGGCGACGACGCACCGACCCGGCCCGGAACGGGCACTGTCAACCTCATCGTTGGGACAACGCGTGCGCTTGCGTCGGGCGCATTAGCGAACTTGATCGCCGTGGCAGCGGAGGCGAAAGCGGCGACATTACTCGCCGAGACCGGTTTTCCGGGGACCACGACAGACGCCATTGTCGTCGGCCACGATCTGGAGGGTGAGTCGGTGCCCTTCTCGGGGACCGGAACCGAGGTCGGTGGCGCAACGCGTGCCTGTGTCCGTGAGGCCGTTCGCGCCTCGTTGCAGGCACACTACGCCGAACGGACAGAACAGGTGCCTGCATCGGTCGACGAGGCAACCCACGGCGTCTCGACAACCGAGCGAGCGACTGTGTTTCGACCGGGAGACGCCACCACGGACGGCGACAACGAGCAGCGCCCGTCATAA
- a CDS encoding fumarylacetoacetate hydrolase family protein — protein sequence MRVARIATADGVVTGRYENGVVYGDDEIYEVGEDGELCAPCEPSALYCVGRNYAETLEQMEYDRPDEPDFFIKPPVSVLAHETDILYPEFTNELTYAGELAAVIDKECHDVSEDEVSDVVRGYTIMNDMDALDQQGRTARKAFDGSGPLGPWLETDLDPTGIDMYTDVGGERRQEANTELMLFEPDEIISYLSRRFTFQPGDVVAFGSPANPGVVEPGEAVEITYEGVGTLRNTVVDPSK from the coding sequence ATGCGAGTCGCGAGAATCGCGACGGCCGACGGGGTAGTGACCGGACGATACGAAAACGGCGTCGTGTACGGCGACGACGAGATATATGAGGTCGGCGAAGATGGCGAGTTGTGCGCTCCCTGTGAGCCGTCTGCCCTCTATTGCGTTGGGCGAAACTACGCCGAAACGCTCGAGCAGATGGAGTACGACCGTCCCGACGAACCGGACTTCTTCATCAAACCACCCGTCTCGGTGCTGGCCCACGAAACGGACATTCTCTATCCAGAATTCACGAACGAACTCACATACGCGGGTGAACTCGCTGCAGTCATCGACAAGGAGTGTCACGACGTGAGTGAGGACGAGGTATCAGACGTTGTCCGCGGCTATACGATCATGAACGACATGGATGCACTCGACCAGCAGGGCCGCACCGCACGGAAGGCATTCGACGGCTCCGGGCCACTCGGGCCATGGCTCGAGACAGACCTCGATCCGACGGGTATCGATATGTACACAGATGTTGGCGGCGAGCGCCGTCAGGAGGCGAACACGGAATTGATGTTGTTCGAACCCGACGAGATCATCTCGTATCTCTCGCGGCGATTTACGTTCCAACCGGGCGACGTTGTGGCGTTTGGCAGCCCGGCGAATCCGGGAGTAGTCGAACCAGGTGAGGCGGTCGAAATAACTTACGAAGGCGTCGGGACACTCCGAAATACGGTTGTTGACCCGAGTAAATGA
- a CDS encoding translation initiation factor eIF-1A yields the protein MTEESGRRNLRMPNNDEVFAVVTEHLGGNHVQLRCADGEERLGRIPGRMKYRTWIEQDDIVVAEPWDWQDEKATIEWRYTSQDADQLRREGHID from the coding sequence GTGACAGAAGAATCCGGGCGTCGGAATCTCCGTATGCCCAACAACGATGAAGTATTCGCCGTCGTCACCGAGCACCTCGGTGGGAACCACGTTCAACTCCGCTGTGCAGACGGCGAGGAGCGTCTCGGACGCATTCCGGGACGAATGAAATACCGGACCTGGATCGAGCAAGACGACATCGTCGTCGCCGAGCCCTGGGATTGGCAGGACGAGAAAGCAACGATTGAATGGCGCTACACCAGCCAGGACGCAGATCAGCTCCGTCGCGAAGGCCACATCGACTGA
- a CDS encoding phosphohydrolase, with product MPEVTVSEQLYAKLEEQTDESIEDALWELMYQTQRGYQ from the coding sequence ATGCCAGAAGTCACCGTCTCGGAGCAATTGTACGCAAAGCTCGAGGAACAGACCGACGAGTCCATCGAGGATGCGCTGTGGGAACTAATGTATCAGACACAGCGTGGCTATCAGTAA